In Triticum aestivum cultivar Chinese Spring unplaced genomic scaffold, IWGSC CS RefSeq v2.1 scaffold22273, whole genome shotgun sequence, a single genomic region encodes these proteins:
- the LOC123172852 gene encoding uncharacterized protein encodes MLIPQIHYLDSLEIGKDCPPPHNILPRFAAYNDSVVDKLIKRDIVLHNRLPFPTYGKLKIRNPHSIRYEYGAIAQQSANTPTTHRTFNSLVNLETPTFNIGLSQFEHDNSISVRNQIPRVSANLSTEFNMVADTDVVPDTPDRQQQAAQTDFPVQTPTSISPHSLLQEMSAARISIHEECGLPKVQPKTRRRIIGEPSDMLVNIPKRIIRPSRMVQSPFLCKQYISVRVDVKALEDLYTYTISITNEEQLRSVNFLTSLCIKLLALSL; translated from the exons ATGTTAATACCTCAG ATTCACTACCTGGACAGCTTGGAAATTGGCAaagattgcccccccccccacaacatTCTTCCAAGGTTTGCTGCATACAACGATAGCGTGGTCGACAAACTCATCAAACGTGACATAGTTCTGCATAATCGACTGCCTTTTCCGACGTACGGAAAATTAAAG ATACGAAATCCCCACAGCATCCGCTACGAGTATGGAGCAATTGCACAACAGTCAGCGAACACTCCTACTACTCATAGAACGTTTAATTCTCTAGTTAACTTGGAGACCCCAACCTTCAACATTGGATTGAGCCAATTTGAGCACGACAACAGCATCTCAGTACGCAACCAAATCCCCCGAGTGTCTGCAAACTTATCGACGGAATTCAACATGGTAGCTGATACAGACGTAGTGCCAGATACACCAGATCGGCAGCAACAAGCTGCACAAACAG ATTTTCCTGTCCAAACTCCTACATCCATATCACCTCATTCTTTATTACAAGAAATGAGTGCGGCAAGAATATCGATACATGAGGAATGTGGTCTCCCAAAAGTTCAACCCAAAACAAGGAGGAGAATCATTGGAGAACCATCTGATATGCTTGTAAACATACCAAAGCGAATAATTAGACCCAGTAGAATGGTTCAGTCCCCATTTCTGTGCAAACAATACATAAGTGTGAGGGTCGATGTCAAGGCATTAGAAGATTTATACACATATACTATATCCATTACTAATGAAGAACAACTGAGGTCAGTAAACTTCCTTACCTCATTATGTATTAAATTACTTGCTTTATCTTTATAA
- the LOC123172849 gene encoding protein FAR1-RELATED SEQUENCE 5-like, which produces MFDTTYQTNMYNMPLGVFVGVNNHCQTVVFGCAMMREETVESFKWLFRAFSKAMHWKKPAAILTDNCYQMEAAIKAVWPGAYHRVCKWHILKNAKENLGNIYSKRSTFKDEFHRVLNEPQTIDEFEKAWTDLIKRYNLEESVYLKRMWDIKEKWAPVYFKSYFFAKMSTTQRSESMNHVLKKYVRPSSLMNVLVRKYESFFYDRIQEEDAEEFHTSDDKVITATKSPLEKHVARVYTRGAYKKFKEQFVWSVSYDIRPSMDEHHFMVIHMGEEKDSWGRREYDVYANIGEREFSCVCKLFEHLGILCRDILKVMVQFGFREIPEQYVKKRWTRSARDSIPEHLKEYVNDNEAAASRTYRHDLMYQTALDMVRLGDTNTESYRKTMDVMCKHISDLKILAATEETNTKESRKSERLSGKIVAADVMSEFDEDLLNDNFVDDFEAEEGAGEESFDEEIEGQEFVETPFGCDILPPEFRRGRGRPKVRRFKSKAEMASRHGKKSGHVSQMKNVETGSSSAGARPMQIRYCDSCGQQGHNKSTCGRDSTYKRK; this is translated from the exons ATGTTTGATACAACATATCAGACAAATATGTATAACATGCCTCTTGGTGTTTTTGTTGGGGTGAATAATCATTGCCAAACTGTAGTATTTGGTTGTGCAATGATGAGAGAGGAAACAGTGGAATCTTTCAAATGGTTGTTCCGCGCTTTTAGTAAGGCGATGCATTGGAAGAAACCAGCGGCAATTCTCACAG ATAACTGCTATCAGATGGAAGCGGCGATCAAAGCTGTGTGGCCTGGTGCGTATCACAGAGTTTGCAAGTGGCATATTTTGAAGAACGCTAAAGAGAACCTTGGAAACATATATAGCAAGAGGAGCACATTCAAGGATGAGTTTCATAGAGTTCTGAATGAACCGCAGACAATAGACGAGTTTGAAAAAGCATGGACTGATTTAATCAAGAGGTATAATCTAGAGGAGAGTGTGTACTTGAAACGGATGTGGGATATTAAGGAGAAGTGGGCTCCTGTTTACTTCAAGTCTTATTTTTTTGCTAAAATGTCGACCACTCAGAGAAGTGAGAGCATGAATCATGTTCTGAAGAAGTATGTGAGGCCATCTTCCCTAATGAATGTGCTTGTTAGAAAGTATGAAAGTTTCTTTTATGACAGAATTCAGGAGGAAGACGCAGAGGAGTTTCACACATCTGAT GACAAGGTGATTACAGCAACGAAGTCGCCTTTGGAAAAACATGTTGCACGTGTTTACACAAGAGGTGCTTACAAAAAGTTCAAGGAACAATTTGTGTGGAGTGTCTCGTATGATATAAGACCATCGATGGATGAACATCATTTTATGGTGATACATATGGGCGAAGAAAAGGATAGCTGGGGCAGGAGAGAGTATGATGTGTATGCAAATATCGGTGAGAGAGAATTTTCTTGTGTCTGCAAACTGTTTGAGCACTTGGGAATACTATGCCGGGACATATTGAAG GTTATGGTGCAGTTCGGGTTCAGGGAGATACCAGAACAGTACGTGAAGAAGAGGTGGACTAGAAGTGCTAGAGATTCCATCCCAGAACACCTAAAAGAGTACGTAAATGATAATGAAGCTGCTGCGTCGAGGACTTATCGACATGACCTAATGTATCAGACGGCACTCGATATGGTTAGGCTCGGTGATACGAacacagagtcgtatcggaagacTATGGATGTCATGTGCAAGCACATTAGTGATTTGAAAATACTGGCTGCCACAGAAGAAACAAACACCAAGGAGAGTAGAAAGAGTGAAAGATTATCAGGGAAGATAGTTGCTGCTGATGTGATGAGTGAGTTCGACGAGGACCTGCTGAACGATAACTTTGTAGATGACTTTGAGGCAgaagaaggtgctggtgaagaatCGTTTGATGAGGAAATAGAAGGTCAGGAGTttgtagaaactccatttggatgtgACATACTTCCTCCAGAATTTAGAAGAGGGAGGGGACGACCTAAAGTCCGAAGGTTCAAGTCAAAGGCAGAAATGGCGTCTCGGCATGGTAAGAAAAGCGGACACGTATCCCAAATGAAAAATGTTGAAACTGGGAGTAGTTCTGCGGGGGCTAGACCGATGCAAATTAGGTATTGTGACAGCTGTGGTCAGCAAGGACACAATAAAAGTACGTGTGGCCGTGATTCGACTTACAAGAGAAAGTAG
- the LOC123172853 gene encoding uncharacterized protein: protein MGSRSPIKRAYTFRPRRQIQQQISLQLKNSIFLFGSMDGADGSEKPAGEESGRIGSEQPAGDENQSITISLDHYNRMMEVIGRIDHLMTTIEMHGRLISLIRRQLDERRRGTGFAPRRCMACGVTGHNRSTCGRASR, encoded by the exons ATGGGTTCACGCAGCCCTATAAAGAGGGCCTACACGTTTCGTCCCAGACGCCAGATACAGCAGCAGATTAGTTTACAATTAAAGAATAGTATCTTTCTATTTGGTAGTATGGACGGAGCTGATGGATCCGAGAAGCCCGCCGGTGAAGAGAGTGGACGCATTGGATCTGAGCAGCCCGCCGGTGACGAGAATCAAAGCATCACCATTTCCCTTGA TCACTACAACCGCATGATGGAAGTTATTGGGAGGATCGACCATTTGATGACCACAATTGAGATGCATGGCAGACTAATTTCGTTGATCCGGCGACAACTGGACGAACGTCGACGCGGTACTGGTTTCGCGCCTAGGCGGTGCATGGCTTGCGGCGTGACGGGCCACAATAGGAGTACCTGTGGACGTGCTTCTCGTTAG